The following coding sequences lie in one Fusarium poae strain DAOMC 252244 chromosome 1, whole genome shotgun sequence genomic window:
- a CDS encoding hypothetical protein (SECRETED:SignalP(1-21)), which produces MRWTSVFVVAATSFTHSVVTASENSQNEVASIRSYFYVGGGYVSDGAGGEICRDQMYIEQLSPVGGAKKETPIVLIHGQAQTGTNFLNKPDGGRGWASQFISQGYEVYIVDQTFRGRSAWSPAYGVSKPSTYSAEIIERRFTAAQEFNLWPQAKKHTQWPGTGLRGDPTFDAFYSSNVQFINNATYQQKAVQAAGATLLDRIGKPVVLLGHSQGGMMPILIADARPELAKGLVLLEPSGPPFRDAVFGNKTARAWGLTDISLTYSPAVTDPSTELIQEVQPSRGEGFVECILQAEKPAPRRLVNLETKPILIVTGEASYHMLYDHCTAKYLKQAGCSKTKHVELGEERIHGNGHMLFMEKNSDKIQNLVEEWIRAT; this is translated from the exons ATGCGTTGGACCTCTGTTTTTGTCGTCGCCGCCACTAGCTTCACACATAGTGTTGTGACGGCAAGCGAGAACAGCCAGAATGAGGTCGCTTCTATCCGTTCATACTTTTACGTAGGAGGGGGGTATGTGAGCGACGGTGCGGGTGGGGAGATATGCCGTGATCAGATGTATATCGAACAACTATCACCAGTTGGAGGCgcaaagaaagaaacacCTATTGTTCTCATCCACGGCCAAGCTCAAACAGGCACA AACTTCTTGAACAAACCTGATGGCGGACGTGGGTGGGCATCCCAGTTCATAAGCCAAGGCTACGAAGTCTATATCGTTGATCAAACTTTCCGAGGCAGATCAGCATGGTCTCCTGCCTATGGTGTTTCAAAACCCTCGACGTACTCCGCTGAAATCATCGAGCGGCGCTTTACAGCCGCACAAGAATTCAACCTGTGGCCCCAGGCAAAGAAGCATACACAATGGCCAGGCACAGGACTTCGAGGAGATCCAACCTTCGATGCCTTCTATAGCTCGAATGTGCAGTTCATCAACAATGCTACCTACCAACAAAAAGCTGTTCAAGCTGCTGGAGCTACTCTTCTTGACAGAATCGGCAAGCCTGTCGTCCTTCTGGGTCATAGTCAGGGCGGCATGATGCCAATTCTCATTGCGGATGCTCGTCCTGAGCTTGCCAAGGGTTTGGTACTCCTCGAGCCATCGGGTCCGCCATTTAGAGATGCAGTATTTGGTAACAAAACCGCTCGAGCCTGGGGATTGACTGATATTAGTCTTACCTACAGTCCAGCTGTTACTGATCCTTCGACCGAACTCATCCAAGAGGTGCAGCCAAGTCGAGGAGAAGGGTTTGTCGAGTGTATCCTTCAAGCTGAAAAGCCTGCGCCACGTCGTCTTGTCAATCTGGAAACGAAGCCCATTTTGATCGTTACGGGCGAGGCTTCTTACCACATGCTTTATGATCATTGCACAGCCAAGTACCTCAAACAGGCTGGCTGCTCAAAGACCAAGCACGTTGAGCTTGGAGAGGAAAGAATTCATGGCAATGGACACATGCTATTTATGGAGAAGAATAGCGATAAGATCCAAAACCTTGTAGAGGAATGGATCCGAGCGACATGA
- a CDS encoding hypothetical protein (BUSCO:41789at5125~CAZy:GH16), whose amino-acid sequence MPWKDHLKRLKNEFENLVGEPQAQNQSQSQNQNQQYYPPPPPPPQGQQPMGGQNQNQQQGHVYWQPQFRPDAPVSSEWDAKIGNGPDGWGNQELQYYTADQQNAFHTPDGKLVLRAIANNAESDHEKRYTSARLVSRQTLSRDQGVLTAWLTSPCATGIWPAFWLLPQEPFSWPTDGEVDIAETWNGDMENHSCLHWGHHHEPDKHRVLGTKIPDMQHRPVRYDLAWLQSGGHAGQGRMIWYIDGRPVMKGDIPEGTRPMRDMNILLNVAMGGNVCGGKTPSDGQYDMVVHSLYMGSEPEYGGWHRFESDWAAAPMGNTY is encoded by the exons ATGCCGTGGAAAGACCATCTCAAGCGCCTCAAGAATGAATTCGAAAATCTAGTCGGTGAGCCACAAGCTCAGaaccagagccagagccagaatcAAAATCAGCAATATTACCCCCCaccgcctcctcctccccaaGGCCAACAGCCCATGGGCggccagaaccagaaccagcAGCAAGGACACGTCTACTGGCAGCCCCAATTCCGCCCCGATGCACCCGTTTCTTCTGAGTGGGACGCAAAGATCGGTAACGGCCCGGATGGCTGGGGTAATCAGGAGCTACAGTACTACACCGCCGATCAACAAAACGCCTTCCA TACTCCAGATGGAAAGCTTGTTTTACGTGCCATTGCAAACAATGCAGAGTCTGATCATGAGAAGCGGTATACCTCCGCTCGACTCGTGAGTCGTCAGACGCTCTCTCGCGATCAAGGTGTCCTCACCGCCTGGCTTACTTCACCATGCGCGACAGGTATCTGGCCTGCATTCTGGCTTCTTCCGCAGGAGCCTTTTTCCTGGCCCACTGATGGAGAAGTCGACATAGCGGAGACGTGGAACGGCGATATGGAGAACCACTCGTGTCTCCATTGGGGACACCATCACGAGCCGGATAAGCATCGCGTCCTTGGCACCAAGATTCCCGACATGCAGCATCGGCCTGTGCGGTATGACCTGGCGTGGCTTCAGTCAGGTGGACACGCCGGGCAGGGCAGAATGATCTGGTACATTGATGGCAGGCCCGTCATGAAGGGGGATATTCCAGAGGGGACGAGACCGATGAGGGATATGAACATTCTTTTGAATGTTGCTATGGGTGGAAATGTTTGTGGTGGCAAGACACCCTCAGATGGACAGTACGATATGGTTGTTCATAGTCTGTATATGGGGAGTGAGCCTGAGTACGGCGGATGGCATAGATTCGAGTCTGATTGGGCTGCTGCTCCTATGGGTAATACTTACTAG
- a CDS encoding hypothetical protein (TransMembrane:12 (i43-68o80-101i122-146o166-186i198-218o238-258i279-303o323-351i382-400o406-426i446-472o478-499i)), which translates to MDDTRKMNSSKRDDDTHDTKSVTQTTPINASGHVQELPQNFTLLSLAGVGLVVGNVWPAIGGSILVAIFNGGPPGVLYEFIAVSIFYWAVAASVAELASAIPSSAGVYHWASVTPGPRWGRVLGFYAGWWNYLAWCLGCASMSSILANTLVQMYALNHDGFVAESWHVFITYIITTWLSCAAVCLWNSAMPALNKFGVFIILAGFVITVITVTAMPGTGGHPPHASSAFVWKDWTADIGYPDGFVFVAGMLNGAYSVGSVHATTQLAEEIPNPSRNVPIAILFQVATGFITGLCYLIAIMYAINDYGALFESAYPIAEIYRQATGSAAGATGLLSLVMICIALTVVGLYITCGRTLWALARDGATPFPAVFGHVQESLDMPLWSTIATAVLVSVLGAIYVGSTTAFNAFVGTFILLCSCSFLSCILPNLLSGRKNITYGPFRMHGIWGFIVNGIACAYLLIWSVIYCFPYSLPTTPQSMNYTCVIWGGLTFLVSVWWFASARKGYKGPTTTGSVVSGVAVGSV; encoded by the coding sequence ATGGACGACACACGCAAGATGAATTCGTCCAAAAGGGATGACGATACTCATGATACCAAGTCCGTCACCCAAACCACGCCTATCAACGCCTCCGGTCACGTCCAAGAGCTGCCTCAAAACTTCACTCTTCTCTCCCTCGCAGGAGTCGGTCTCGTCGTCGGTAATGTCTGGCCCGCAATTGGTGGCTCTATCCTTGTCGCCATCTTCAACGGCGGTCCACCTGGTGTCCTGTACGAATTCATCGCCGTGTCAATCTTCTACTGGGCCGTAGCCGCCAGTGTCGCAGAACTCGCTAGCGCGATTCCTTCATCCGCTGGCGTATATCACTGGGCGTCTGTCACCCCAGGTCCACGATGGGGACGCGTCTTGGGATTTTACGCGGGGTGGTGGAATTATCTCGCTTGGTGTCTCGGATGCGCTAGTATGTCGAGCATCCTTGCGAACACGCTCGTGCAGATGTATGCTTTGAACCATGATGGGTTCGTGGCTGAGTCATGGCATGTTTTCATTACTTATATCATTACCACCTGGCTTTCATGTGCGGCTGTTTGTCTGTGGAATAGTGCCATGCCAGCTTTGAACAAATTCGGCGTTTTCATCATCCTGGCTGGTTTTGTTATCACGGTCATCACTGTCACGGCTATGCCTGGCACTGGAGGTCATCCGCCGCATGCAAGCTCGGCATTTGTATGGAAAGACTGGACAGCTGATATCGGATACCCGGATGGATTTGTCTTTGTCGCGGGAATGCTTAACGGCGCGTATAGTGTTGGATCAGTCCATGCTACAACGCAGTTGGCAGAGGAAATTCCCAACCCCAGTCGGAATGTCCCCATTGCTATCTTATTTCAAGTGGCGACTGGATTTATTACTGGACTTTGCTATCTCATCGCCATCATGTACGCCATCAACGACTACGGTGCGCTTTTTGAATCTGCGTATCCCATCGCAGAGATTTATCGTCAAGCAACTGGCTCCGCGGCTGGTGCTACGGGCCTGTTGTCATTGGTTATGATTTGTATTGCCTTGACAGTTGTAGGACTGTACATCACTTGCGGGCGAACACTCTGGGCTCTTGCTCGTGATGGTGCAACTCCTTTCCCAGCAGTATTTGGTCACGTCCAAGAATCCCTTGACATGCCTCTCTGGTCCACCATCGCCACAGCAGTCCTAGTTTCTGTCCTTGGTGCTATCTACGTGGGAAGCACAACAGCTTTCAATGCATTTGTGGGAACATTCATTCTGCTCTGCAGCTGTTCATTCTTATCATGTATTCTCCCCAATCTGCTCAGTGGACGCAAGAACATCACATATGGGCCTTTTAGAATGCATGGAATTTGGGGTTTTATTGTCAACGGCATTGCTTGTGCTTATCTTCTTATCTGGAGTGTCATCTACTGCTTTCCTTATTCTTTACCCACGACGCCACAGAGTATGAATTACACATGCGTGATTTGGGGCGGTTTGACATTTTTGGTTAGTGTTTGGTGGTTTGCGAGTGCAAGAAAAGGATACAAAGGGCCTACAACGACTGGAAGCGTTGTTTCCGGGGTAGCTGTTGGTTCAGTCTGA